In one Dermatophilaceae bacterium Sec6.4 genomic region, the following are encoded:
- a CDS encoding UDP-N-acetylmuramate dehydrogenase — protein sequence MKELQDIPLAALTTMRVGGPARRLVIAESIDEIVDTVRECDDADEPLLVLSGGSNLVIADEGFAGSVLRIATTGITVESNDACGGVFVRVAAGESWDDFVAYACRQGWSGIEALSGIPGLTGATPVQNVGAYGQDVSQTIASVRVWDRREECVRTIVNADARFSYRHSMFKDTDRYVVLDVLFQLRPADRSQPIAYADLATELGVQVGDRVLLDEARTAVLAQRARRGMVLDEADHDTWSCGSFFTNPILSARAFEIFERRAAQVLGPDGPTPPRFTADEGIKTAAAWLIDKAGFGKSYAMPGPAALSTKHTLAITNRGTATAADITALAREIRDGVHDAFGITLVAEPVMVGHTI from the coding sequence GTGAAGGAACTGCAGGACATCCCGCTGGCTGCGTTGACCACGATGCGCGTCGGCGGACCGGCACGCAGACTCGTGATCGCCGAGAGCATCGACGAGATCGTCGATACGGTCCGTGAATGTGACGATGCGGACGAACCGTTGCTCGTGCTCTCCGGTGGCTCCAACCTGGTGATAGCGGACGAGGGTTTTGCGGGCAGTGTCCTGCGCATCGCGACGACCGGAATCACGGTCGAATCGAACGACGCATGCGGCGGGGTGTTCGTGCGGGTCGCGGCCGGTGAATCCTGGGATGACTTCGTGGCCTACGCCTGCAGACAGGGTTGGTCCGGAATTGAGGCCCTGTCCGGAATTCCGGGCCTCACCGGAGCGACCCCGGTGCAGAACGTCGGCGCTTACGGCCAGGACGTTTCCCAGACGATTGCCTCGGTACGGGTCTGGGATCGGCGTGAGGAATGTGTGCGCACCATCGTCAACGCCGACGCCCGGTTTTCCTACCGGCATTCGATGTTCAAGGACACCGATCGGTACGTCGTGCTCGATGTGCTCTTCCAGCTGCGTCCGGCCGACCGGTCCCAGCCGATTGCCTACGCCGATCTGGCGACCGAGTTGGGGGTGCAGGTGGGGGACCGGGTCTTGCTGGATGAAGCCCGTACCGCGGTACTTGCCCAACGGGCCCGGCGGGGAATGGTGCTGGACGAGGCCGACCACGACACCTGGTCGTGCGGATCATTTTTTACCAACCCGATCCTCAGTGCGCGGGCGTTCGAGATATTCGAGCGCCGCGCTGCGCAGGTTCTCGGCCCGGATGGTCCGACCCCGCCGAGGTTCACCGCCGATGAGGGCATCAAGACGGCAGCCGCCTGGCTGATCGACAAGGCCGGTTTCGGTAAGAGTTATGCCATGCCCGGCCCCGCCGCGTTGTCGACCAAGCACACGCTCGCTATCACCAACCGAGGCACCGCCACCGCCGCCGATATCACTGCGCTGGCCCGTGAGATCCGCGACGGAGTCCACGATGCGTTCGGAATCACGCTGGTCGCCGAACCGGTGATGGTCGGCCACACCATCTGA
- a CDS encoding glycosyltransferase family 4 protein, translated as MRIVHVADSFPPDVGGIERQVETLARRQLSEGHDVTVITAVADTGPVDSDIPVARAASGRWLTVAFPWRNHAMVTQILDRGDVDIVHAHFTVISPLAIFVTREASRRGIPVAVTVHSLWWKVAIATRVSTLPFGWGRMRAAWSAVSSVAAQHVHRTLRGVDEVSVLPNLIDTPWWKNQGPMRVADGEIRMVLVGRLKKRKHVDEFIDVLPQVRQRVPVGTRVKVSILGDGPRQKDLQKQVERLGLSDWVSLLGYHPSEEIRAICHDADVFVASSRQEAFGIAALEARSAGLPVLGYRRNGLSDFITDGVDGLLVTDAAAMVEAIVTLVNDPQELDRLRTNAAALPPGVSPQDAVRAETNLYARARAMRTGGPLSTSRRRSVSR; from the coding sequence ATGAGAATCGTCCACGTCGCAGACTCCTTCCCACCGGACGTCGGCGGGATCGAGCGGCAGGTGGAGACACTGGCACGCCGACAGCTCTCCGAGGGCCATGACGTCACGGTCATCACCGCGGTCGCAGATACGGGTCCGGTCGACAGCGATATCCCGGTCGCGCGCGCTGCATCCGGGCGCTGGCTCACCGTGGCCTTTCCCTGGCGCAACCACGCGATGGTGACGCAGATCCTCGACCGTGGCGATGTCGACATCGTGCATGCCCACTTCACCGTGATCTCGCCGCTGGCGATCTTCGTCACCCGCGAAGCATCACGCCGGGGCATTCCCGTCGCGGTCACCGTGCATTCCCTGTGGTGGAAGGTGGCCATCGCGACGCGCGTATCGACCCTGCCGTTCGGGTGGGGCCGGATGCGGGCAGCGTGGTCCGCGGTGAGCTCGGTTGCCGCGCAACATGTGCATCGGACGCTTCGCGGGGTCGATGAGGTATCTGTCCTTCCCAATCTGATCGACACGCCATGGTGGAAGAACCAGGGACCGATGCGCGTCGCAGACGGCGAGATCCGGATGGTGCTGGTCGGTCGATTGAAGAAACGCAAACACGTGGACGAGTTCATCGACGTCCTCCCACAGGTGCGGCAGCGGGTCCCGGTCGGCACGCGGGTGAAGGTCAGCATCCTGGGCGACGGACCGCGGCAGAAAGACCTGCAGAAGCAAGTTGAACGACTGGGCCTGTCCGACTGGGTCAGCCTCCTCGGGTATCACCCGTCCGAGGAGATCCGGGCGATCTGCCACGACGCCGACGTGTTCGTCGCCTCCTCACGGCAGGAAGCCTTCGGGATCGCCGCGCTGGAGGCCCGCTCGGCGGGGCTGCCCGTGCTCGGATACCGCCGCAACGGACTGTCCGATTTCATCACCGACGGGGTGGACGGGCTGCTCGTCACCGACGCCGCAGCGATGGTCGAGGCGATCGTCACGCTCGTCAACGACCCGCAGGAACTGGATCGACTACGCACGAATGCAGCAGCACTCCCACCCGGAGTCAGCCCGCAGGACGCGGTACGGGCCGAGACAAACCTCTACGCACGGGCCCGGGCCATGCGCACCGGAGGACCCTTGTCCACCTCACGGCGCCGGTCCGTGTCGCGCTGA
- a CDS encoding cytochrome P450: protein MPLRRVGLDPVSELADKRAAAPVTKLGRVFGITLWLVTGYEQTRHVLEDRNSFSTDIRPFMGAQSSTDIAGLGFTDAPEHTRLRRMLVPEFTARRLASFVPDVERIVEEQLDRLEAQGGPVDLVSEFAFPIPFAVICELLGLPVDERRRFQDLGRARFDVNGGGQGAFGAMSDTQEFLMQEVHRQRSQPGPGLIGNMIRAHGDQIDDIALAGLCDGVFTGGYETSASMLALGTMVLLQRPEAAARVREDDGLDALIEELLRYLSVVQIAFPRFALQDMTLFEHVVKKGDVVICSLSGANRDPVFGTDSEAFSSDRDRQPHLAFGRGMHRCIGAELARMEMRVAFRAFARRFPHAELATEVGTLDFHDLSIVYGVRSLPVQLNVTSPAAYQV, encoded by the coding sequence ATGCCATTACGGCGCGTCGGCCTGGATCCGGTCAGCGAGCTGGCTGACAAACGCGCCGCAGCGCCGGTGACCAAACTCGGCCGGGTGTTCGGCATCACCCTGTGGCTCGTCACCGGATACGAACAGACCCGTCATGTCCTGGAGGACCGCAACAGTTTCAGCACCGACATCCGGCCGTTCATGGGTGCGCAGTCCTCCACCGACATCGCCGGCCTCGGATTCACCGACGCACCCGAACACACCCGCCTGCGCAGAATGCTCGTCCCGGAGTTCACCGCTCGCAGGCTCGCCTCGTTCGTGCCCGACGTCGAGCGCATCGTGGAAGAGCAGTTGGATCGGCTCGAGGCCCAGGGCGGGCCGGTCGACCTCGTGTCCGAGTTCGCATTTCCTATCCCGTTTGCGGTGATCTGTGAGCTGCTCGGACTACCGGTCGATGAGCGGCGACGATTCCAAGACTTGGGCCGGGCTCGCTTCGACGTCAACGGCGGGGGGCAGGGGGCATTCGGGGCAATGTCGGACACTCAGGAATTCCTGATGCAGGAAGTGCACAGGCAGCGCTCGCAGCCCGGCCCCGGGCTGATCGGCAACATGATCCGTGCGCACGGTGACCAGATCGACGACATCGCGCTCGCGGGGCTGTGCGACGGCGTGTTCACCGGTGGTTACGAAACATCGGCCAGCATGTTGGCCCTGGGCACGATGGTGCTTCTACAGCGCCCGGAAGCAGCCGCCCGCGTCCGCGAGGACGATGGGCTGGACGCGCTGATAGAGGAGCTGTTGCGGTACCTCAGCGTCGTACAGATCGCCTTTCCGCGTTTCGCGCTGCAGGACATGACCTTGTTCGAGCATGTCGTCAAAAAGGGTGATGTCGTGATCTGCTCGCTCAGCGGGGCGAATCGTGACCCCGTGTTCGGAACGGACTCAGAGGCGTTCAGCAGCGACCGCGACCGTCAACCCCACCTTGCTTTCGGGCGGGGCATGCACCGGTGCATCGGCGCCGAACTCGCCCGGATGGAGATGCGGGTGGCATTTCGCGCCTTCGCTCGCCGTTTTCCGCACGCCGAGTTGGCCACCGAGGTGGGCACTCTGGACTTCCATGACCTGTCAATCGTGTACGGCGTCCGGTCCCTGCCTGTGCAGCTGAACGTCACCTCTCCCGCTGCGTACCAAGTCTGA
- a CDS encoding TetR-like C-terminal domain-containing protein produces MVDAYDELADAAESAELAHPHEYALLYGSPVPGYQAPQDTVGPASRPQRVFAQIVHDAASTTRSNAAADDPMAASLRADTDGVA; encoded by the coding sequence GTGGTCGATGCGTACGACGAGCTCGCCGACGCTGCCGAGAGCGCAGAGCTCGCCCACCCCCACGAGTACGCATTGCTCTACGGCAGCCCCGTTCCCGGATATCAGGCGCCGCAGGACACCGTCGGACCTGCCAGTCGTCCGCAGCGGGTGTTCGCGCAGATCGTCCATGATGCGGCGTCGACCACCCGCAGCAACGCTGCAGCGGACGATCCGATGGCCGCGAGCCTGCGCGCCGATACCGACGGCGTCGCATAG
- a CDS encoding adenosine deaminase — MRSTAHLPKAHLHLHFTGSLRIQTLHDLAHRHHLRLPDSLRADWPPTLSGADERGWFRFQRLYDAARACVRDESDLRRLVREAVQDDAAEGSRWLELQVDPTSYAGPLGGITPTLEIVLDEATAAGTDAGVGVGLIVAASRMRHPFEARTLARLASRHAGQGHGRVVGFGLSNDERRGDTAEFAPAFAIARAAGLASVPHAGELLGPQAVSQTLDALAPDRLGHGVRAVESDAVLERALEAGVAFEVCPGSNIALGVYPTPDQIPLRRLYDAGAQIALGADDPLLFGSRLTAQYDIARDDLGFSDAELAELARRSLYASRAPAQIKKKALADIDTWLAAPG, encoded by the coding sequence ATGCGATCCACGGCGCACCTACCCAAAGCGCATCTGCACCTGCATTTCACCGGTTCGCTGCGCATCCAGACGTTGCACGACCTCGCGCACCGCCATCACCTACGCCTGCCGGACTCGCTGCGCGCCGACTGGCCACCCACTTTGAGCGGGGCCGATGAGCGTGGCTGGTTTCGTTTCCAGCGCCTGTACGACGCTGCTCGGGCCTGCGTTCGTGACGAGTCCGACCTGCGCCGCCTGGTGCGCGAAGCAGTGCAGGACGACGCCGCAGAAGGTTCGCGGTGGCTGGAGCTGCAGGTGGACCCGACCTCTTACGCAGGCCCGCTCGGTGGAATCACGCCCACGCTGGAGATCGTCCTGGACGAGGCGACCGCCGCGGGCACCGACGCCGGCGTGGGTGTCGGCCTGATCGTCGCCGCATCCCGGATGAGGCATCCGTTCGAGGCCCGGACACTGGCCCGACTGGCATCCCGACACGCTGGCCAGGGCCACGGGCGCGTCGTGGGGTTCGGCCTCAGTAACGACGAACGCCGCGGTGACACCGCCGAGTTCGCGCCGGCTTTCGCTATTGCCCGCGCCGCCGGCCTGGCCTCCGTGCCGCATGCCGGCGAGCTACTGGGACCGCAGGCCGTCAGCCAAACCCTCGACGCGCTTGCGCCCGACCGCCTCGGCCATGGCGTGCGCGCGGTCGAGTCCGACGCGGTGCTGGAGCGCGCACTCGAAGCTGGCGTCGCCTTCGAGGTGTGCCCCGGTTCCAACATCGCACTCGGGGTCTACCCGACGCCGGACCAGATCCCGCTGCGCCGGCTCTACGACGCCGGCGCCCAAATCGCCCTCGGCGCCGACGATCCGCTGCTGTTCGGCAGCCGGCTGACGGCCCAGTACGACATCGCCCGGGATGATCTGGGTTTCAGCGATGCCGAACTCGCCGAGCTTGCCCGTCGTTCGCTGTATGCCTCCAGGGCACCGGCGCAGATCAAGAAAAAGGCGCTCGCGGACATCGACACATGGCTCGCCGCCCCGGGGTAA
- the secE gene encoding preprotein translocase subunit SecE, whose amino-acid sequence MTNISTTAARRGSSKPGDPGRQGFVARIILFIRQVLDEIRKVVRPTQSELVNYTGVVVVFICFIMAFVVGLDRLFERLVSFVLGT is encoded by the coding sequence GTGACGAACATCAGCACGACCGCCGCGCGCCGCGGTTCGAGCAAGCCCGGCGATCCGGGTCGGCAGGGATTCGTCGCCAGGATCATCTTGTTCATCCGTCAGGTGCTGGACGAGATCCGCAAGGTGGTGCGTCCCACGCAGAGCGAGCTGGTCAACTACACCGGCGTCGTCGTCGTCTTCATTTGTTTCATCATGGCGTTCGTGGTCGGTCTGGACAGACTGTTCGAGCGGCTCGTCTCCTTTGTGCTCGGCACCTGA
- the nusG gene encoding transcription termination/antitermination protein NusG, giving the protein MTDEWTPESSDTDMVDSVSVDAGSGETVSADDTLAAELDAENADGDIDSRQRAMADPGDAATDATDFSNADDTDTEEVDLSGIPDAPEVAEGSQAELDAEADEADVAAEVEAAEDAPPSAAQQREAYLTDLRAQFGDWYVLHSYAGYEKRVKANLETRISNLNMEEFIYAVEVPMEEFTEIKNSQRKLGTRVRMPGYVLVRMDLTDESWGAVRHTPGVTGFVGNSHQPSPLMLDEVVTMLNPVFEEPEGTADGGSGAGGASKKRAEVAEVDFVIGESVTVMEGPFETLPATVSEINPDTQKLKVLVSIFGRETPVELSFEQVSKL; this is encoded by the coding sequence ATGACGGACGAATGGACGCCCGAGAGCTCTGACACCGACATGGTGGATTCCGTATCTGTCGACGCAGGCTCCGGCGAGACGGTTTCGGCCGACGACACCCTGGCTGCCGAGCTCGACGCGGAGAACGCCGACGGGGATATCGATTCCCGACAGCGCGCAATGGCCGATCCCGGAGATGCCGCCACCGACGCCACTGACTTCAGCAATGCCGATGACACAGACACCGAAGAGGTCGATCTGTCCGGGATCCCCGATGCCCCTGAGGTCGCCGAGGGCAGTCAGGCGGAGCTCGACGCGGAAGCAGATGAAGCTGATGTCGCCGCCGAGGTGGAAGCCGCCGAAGACGCGCCACCATCTGCTGCGCAGCAGCGCGAGGCCTACCTCACAGACCTGCGCGCGCAATTCGGAGACTGGTACGTCCTGCACTCCTACGCCGGTTATGAGAAGCGGGTCAAGGCGAACCTGGAGACCCGTATCTCCAACCTCAATATGGAGGAGTTCATCTACGCCGTCGAGGTGCCGATGGAGGAGTTCACCGAGATCAAGAACTCCCAGCGCAAGCTCGGCACCCGGGTCCGGATGCCCGGATACGTCCTGGTCCGGATGGATCTGACCGACGAGAGCTGGGGTGCGGTTCGCCACACTCCAGGTGTCACGGGCTTTGTCGGCAACTCCCACCAGCCCTCACCGTTGATGCTCGACGAGGTCGTCACGATGCTCAACCCGGTCTTCGAGGAGCCCGAAGGCACCGCAGATGGCGGTTCAGGAGCAGGCGGCGCAAGCAAGAAGCGCGCCGAGGTCGCCGAGGTCGACTTCGTGATCGGCGAGTCGGTCACCGTCATGGAGGGTCCGTTCGAGACGCTGCCCGCGACGGTGTCCGAGATCAACCCCGATACCCAGAAGCTCAAGGTTCTGGTTTCCATCTTCGGCCGGGAGACCCCGGTCGAGTTGTCCTTCGAGCAGGTCTCCAAGCTCTGA
- the rplK gene encoding 50S ribosomal protein L11, with protein sequence MPPKKKKVSGFIKLQIQAGAATPAPPVGPALGQHGVNIMEFVKAYNAATEAQRGNVIPVEITVYEDRSFTFVTKTPPAAELIKKAAGVAKGSGEPHKTKVAKLSKEQVREIAEQKMVDLNAHSIEQASKIIAGTARSMGIDTEV encoded by the coding sequence ATGCCCCCCAAGAAGAAAAAGGTCTCCGGCTTCATCAAGCTGCAGATCCAGGCCGGCGCCGCGACGCCAGCACCTCCCGTCGGCCCCGCGCTGGGTCAGCACGGTGTCAACATCATGGAGTTCGTCAAGGCCTACAACGCCGCGACGGAAGCCCAGCGTGGCAACGTCATCCCCGTGGAGATCACGGTCTACGAAGACCGTTCGTTCACCTTCGTCACCAAGACGCCCCCGGCAGCCGAGCTGATCAAAAAGGCCGCCGGTGTCGCCAAGGGCTCTGGCGAGCCGCACAAGACCAAGGTCGCCAAGCTGTCCAAAGAGCAGGTTCGCGAGATCGCCGAGCAGAAGATGGTCGACCTCAACGCTCACAGCATCGAGCAGGCCAGCAAGATCATCGCCGGTACCGCCCGGTCGATGGGTATCGACACCGAAGTGTGA
- the rplA gene encoding 50S ribosomal protein L1, whose product MKRSKSYRAAVEKIDGDALYAPLDAVQLAKETSTTKYDATVEVAFRLSVDPRKADQMVRGTVNLPHGTGKTARVLVFANGDKAAAAEAAGADYVGSDELLERVAGGWTDFDSVVATPDMMGKVGRLGKVLGPRGLMPNPKTGTVTMDVAKAVTEIKGGKIEFRVDKHSNLHFIIGKVSFDDVKLVENYGAALEEILRLKPSASKGRYISKATMSTTMGPGIPLDSSRTRNLMGDDNGEN is encoded by the coding sequence ATGAAGCGCAGCAAGTCCTACCGCGCCGCAGTCGAGAAGATCGACGGCGACGCCCTCTACGCCCCGCTGGACGCAGTTCAACTGGCCAAGGAAACCTCCACGACGAAGTACGACGCCACCGTCGAGGTTGCTTTCCGCCTCAGCGTCGACCCCCGCAAGGCGGACCAGATGGTCCGCGGCACCGTCAACCTGCCGCATGGCACCGGTAAGACGGCCCGCGTGCTGGTCTTCGCCAATGGCGACAAGGCAGCTGCGGCTGAAGCAGCAGGCGCCGACTACGTCGGCTCCGATGAGCTGCTGGAGCGCGTCGCAGGCGGCTGGACCGACTTCGACTCCGTTGTCGCCACTCCGGACATGATGGGCAAGGTCGGGCGCCTGGGCAAGGTGCTGGGCCCGCGCGGGTTGATGCCCAACCCGAAGACCGGCACCGTGACGATGGATGTGGCGAAGGCAGTCACCGAAATCAAGGGCGGCAAGATCGAATTCCGCGTCGACAAGCACTCCAACCTGCACTTCATCATCGGCAAGGTGTCATTCGATGACGTCAAGCTGGTGGAGAACTACGGCGCAGCGCTGGAAGAGATCCTGCGTCTGAAGCCCTCGGCATCAAAGGGCCGTTACATCAGCAAGGCCACCATGTCGACCACGATGGGCCCGGGCATTCCGCTGGACTCCTCGCGGACCCGCAACCTCATGGGCGATGACAACGGCGAGAACTGA
- the rplJ gene encoding 50S ribosomal protein L10: MAKPDKAAAIAELTEKFRQSDAAVLTEYRGLSVAQLTQLRSDLREHATYVVVKNTLTMRAAADAGVTAFDGQLQGPSAIAFITGEPVEAAKGLRDFAKANPLLVIKAGVLDGKPLTADEINKLAALESRETLLAKFAGAMNASLSGAAALFAAPLAQTARVVEALRAKTEQEGPATAPAPETDVAEGGDES; the protein is encoded by the coding sequence ATGGCGAAACCTGACAAGGCTGCTGCCATCGCCGAACTGACGGAGAAATTCCGCCAGTCCGATGCGGCCGTTCTCACGGAGTACCGCGGCTTGTCCGTGGCGCAGCTGACCCAGTTGCGATCAGATCTTCGTGAGCACGCGACCTATGTCGTGGTGAAGAACACGCTGACCATGCGTGCTGCTGCCGATGCGGGCGTTACCGCCTTCGACGGCCAGCTGCAGGGTCCGTCCGCGATCGCCTTCATTACCGGGGAACCGGTTGAGGCGGCCAAGGGCTTGCGTGACTTCGCCAAGGCCAACCCGCTGTTGGTGATCAAGGCTGGCGTCCTGGACGGCAAGCCTCTCACCGCAGACGAGATCAACAAGCTCGCGGCTCTCGAGTCGCGCGAAACCCTGCTCGCCAAGTTCGCCGGAGCGATGAACGCATCGCTCAGCGGTGCAGCAGCGCTGTTCGCGGCGCCGCTTGCCCAGACGGCTCGCGTGGTCGAGGCGCTGCGCGCCAAGACCGAGCAGGAGGGTCCGGCCACCGCGCCGGCACCCGAGACCGACGTCGCCGAGGGTGGCGACGAAAGCTGA
- the rplL gene encoding 50S ribosomal protein L7/L12, whose amino-acid sequence MAKLSTDELLDAFKEMTLIELSEFVSQFEETFNVTAAAPVAAAAAGAAAPEAEAEQDEFDVILTGAGEKKIQVIKEVRSLTSLGLKEAKDLVDSAPKAILEKVDKAAAEKAKEQLEGAGASVELK is encoded by the coding sequence ATGGCGAAGCTCAGCACTGACGAGCTCCTTGACGCGTTCAAGGAAATGACCCTCATCGAGCTCTCCGAGTTCGTTTCACAGTTCGAAGAGACCTTCAACGTCACCGCAGCCGCTCCGGTTGCAGCTGCCGCTGCAGGCGCTGCCGCCCCTGAGGCAGAGGCCGAGCAGGACGAGTTCGACGTCATCCTGACCGGTGCCGGCGAAAAGAAGATCCAGGTCATCAAGGAGGTCCGCTCGTTGACTTCTTTGGGTCTGAAGGAAGCCAAGGACCTCGTTGACAGCGCCCCCAAGGCGATTCTGGAGAAGGTCGACAAGGCTGCGGCCGAGAAGGCCAAGGAGCAGCTCGAAGGAGCCGGCGCAAGCGTCGAGCTCAAGTGA
- a CDS encoding thiamine pyrophosphate-binding protein, whose product MNITSNATPIEMTGGAALIRALEQHGVDTVFGIPGTHNLAAYAALADSPIRSVLTRHEQGAGYAADGYARVTGRPGVVLTTTGPAILNAVAAAAQAWSDSVPVLFISPGMPLTHPGRGNGYLHEVKDQHAALDAVVAYSHRVTSVQEIPSAVAYAFSAMQTGRPRPVHIEIPIDLFEQSGPVRMLAPVMRPVASADTAAVATATDLLRSARRPTVIVGGGARGAAPEVLRIAERLAAPVLSTANGKGVFDEEHPLSVGAGLHHPSVAQLLADSDVILAIGTELAPSDLWNGPLDLDDRLVRIDIDAMSVVTNADPRVRLVGAADTVLEQLLVDIGDHDAGAPREDDRARAAREALAGDARTEGAPWVDIVAALASVVDQDMVLAGDSTMVCYYGALSGLRVRRPGGFLYPTGVGTLGYGLPAAIGASLSGRTQRVLALIGDGGAMFTLPELATAAALGLALPIVIVDNGGYGEIRNEMDDRGDTVHSVRLGGIDFAAIARAMGCHGITVQRPEDLAAEISTAWGADRPTVLHISEHSRASQ is encoded by the coding sequence ATGAATATCACCTCGAATGCGACGCCGATCGAGATGACGGGAGGTGCCGCGCTGATCCGCGCACTGGAGCAACACGGTGTGGACACCGTCTTCGGCATTCCCGGCACGCATAATCTCGCCGCGTACGCCGCACTGGCCGACTCCCCCATTCGGTCCGTCCTGACCCGACACGAGCAGGGTGCGGGCTACGCGGCCGACGGCTACGCCCGGGTCACCGGCCGTCCCGGCGTCGTTCTCACCACGACCGGTCCCGCGATACTCAATGCCGTGGCCGCGGCCGCTCAGGCATGGTCGGACTCGGTGCCGGTGCTGTTCATCTCCCCCGGTATGCCGCTCACCCACCCGGGTCGGGGCAACGGATACCTGCACGAGGTGAAAGATCAGCACGCCGCGCTGGATGCGGTAGTCGCCTACAGCCACCGCGTCACCAGCGTCCAGGAGATTCCCTCGGCGGTCGCCTACGCGTTCAGTGCGATGCAGACGGGCCGGCCGCGCCCGGTGCACATAGAAATCCCCATAGACCTCTTCGAGCAGTCTGGGCCGGTCCGCATGCTCGCTCCCGTCATGCGACCGGTCGCGAGCGCCGACACCGCAGCTGTGGCTACTGCGACGGACCTGCTCCGCTCCGCCCGACGGCCGACTGTGATTGTCGGCGGCGGAGCCCGCGGGGCTGCACCCGAGGTGCTGCGGATTGCCGAGCGGCTGGCAGCGCCCGTGCTCAGCACCGCCAATGGCAAAGGTGTCTTCGATGAGGAACACCCGCTCAGCGTCGGCGCGGGCCTGCATCACCCGTCAGTGGCCCAGCTGCTCGCCGACAGCGATGTCATCCTCGCGATCGGGACCGAACTCGCCCCGTCCGACCTGTGGAACGGTCCGCTGGACCTGGACGACCGACTGGTGCGCATCGACATCGACGCGATGTCCGTGGTCACCAACGCCGATCCACGGGTACGCCTGGTCGGTGCCGCTGACACGGTGCTGGAGCAGCTGCTGGTGGACATCGGCGACCATGACGCGGGCGCGCCGCGGGAGGATGACCGGGCCCGAGCGGCCCGCGAGGCCCTGGCGGGCGACGCCCGGACCGAAGGTGCACCGTGGGTCGACATCGTGGCCGCGCTGGCTTCTGTCGTGGACCAGGACATGGTGCTTGCCGGGGACAGCACGATGGTCTGCTACTACGGCGCGCTCAGCGGACTGCGGGTACGCCGGCCCGGTGGATTCCTCTACCCGACCGGCGTGGGAACACTCGGCTACGGGCTACCGGCCGCGATCGGCGCATCACTGAGCGGCCGTACCCAGCGGGTACTGGCCCTGATCGGCGACGGCGGCGCGATGTTCACCCTGCCCGAACTCGCGACGGCTGCCGCCCTGGGGTTGGCGCTGCCGATCGTCATCGTGGACAACGGCGGATATGGAGAAATCCGCAACGAGATGGATGACCGTGGCGACACTGTCCACTCGGTGCGGCTGGGTGGTATCGACTTCGCCGCCATCGCGCGCGCAATGGGTTGCCACGGCATCACAGTGCAACGCCCGGAGGACCTGGCAGCCGAGATCAGCACGGCCTGGGGCGCCGACCGACCGACGGTCCTGCACATCAGCGAACACAGCCGCGCCAGCCAGTAA